From Desulfatirhabdium butyrativorans DSM 18734:
CAGCTTCCCCGTGCATCAGCAGCATGGGAAGGTGTCTGGCAATGACGGTAGCCAGCTCGGGACCCGTCCCGCTGGCTTTGCGAAGGCGCTCGGCATAGGCGGCAAGGACGGCATCACCGGTTGACTTCTGCAGGAGCCCAGCCACGCCAAGGACCACTTCCTGCCCGAAACGCATCTCGGCAGACAAGGCCCAAAGAATCATGCCGCAGATATACCGCAGCATCGTTTCGGAAAGGGGGATCGCCCGACGGGAAATGGCCTCCCGTAACAGCCTTGCCGCGTCCGGATCGGCAACGGCAAGTGTCTGCAGGGGATCGTCTCCGGAAAAGAGCGTTTCTTCGGGAAAAGGCGCCGGCATGGCGGGCGTATGGGCATGGAAGGGGTTCAGACAATCCATGGCCAACGGATCAGGCCAAATCGGCGATGAGATCGTTCAGCGTTTCCTGAAGCTTGGCATCGTCGGTCAAGGGCTGGCAAACGGCGCTGCTGCAGGCTTCTGCGAATCCGATCCCGTTTCGGATCAGGCGTGCCGCATAGATCAGCAACCTGGTGCTGGCCCCCTCCACGAGCCCCTGCTCCCGAATCCGGCGGATGCGTCCGGCCAGATGCACCAGACGGCCTGCCGTATCCGGATCGATTCCCCCTTCGTGGGCGACGATTTCGGTTTCCTGTTCCGGACTGGGATAACTGAAGCTCAGGGACACGAAACGCTGGCGGGTGCTCTGTTTGAGGTCTTTCAATACCGACTGGTACCCTGGATTGTAGGAAATGACGATCAGGAAGTCGGGATGAGCCGGAATGCTTTCGTTTTTCTTGTCAATATTCAGCACCCGGCGGGCGTCGGTCAGGGGATGGATCACGACGGTCGTATCTTTTCTGGCCTCGACGATCTCATCCAGATAACAGATGCCTCCGTTCCGGACGGCCTGGGTCAGCGGGCCATCCACCCAGATGGTCCGATCTTCCATCAGCAGATACCGGCCGATCAGATCGGAGGCAAACAAGTCTTCGTGGCAGGGAACGGTGATCAGCGGCAGATGGAGCCTGTGAGCCATGTACTCCACAAAACGGGTCTTGCCGCATCCGGTAGGCCCCTTGAGCATCACGGGAAGTCTGTCGCGATAAGCGGCTTCAAACAGCCGCACTTCATTTCCGGTTTCGAGATAATAGGGTTGGGTATTCATGCGTCCGGATGTATCACAGAACGAAAATTCTGTAAACCTGCCGGAGCATCCATAGCGGCTGTGATTGCGGAAGAAGGTTTTATCCTTGTATCCCCAAAAATCGAGGCTTGACGAATCATCAGGCGTTTGCTAAAAAACAGGCCATTAAAACGGCCGAATCTATCGGCCGTTTTTCAAGGGGATGTAGCTCAGTTGGGAGAGCGCGGCGTTCGCAACGCCGAGGTCGTGGGTTCGAGCCCCATCATCTCCACCAAGAACCGCTTCAATACAATCCAATAAAGTACAAAACCCCTTGAAAACCAAGGGGTTTTTTATTGCCTATTGTCCGATAAGGTGCTATGGAAACCATAACAGTCCGGTAAATTTTCCGGGTTGAAAACCGGGTAACTGAAAAAGCCGAAAAATTTCATACGGGGAACTTACCCGGAATGGTTTCTAACCTACCATAATTACAGGGAGGTTTTCACATGGGACAAAGCACAAAGGCAGAAAACCGGGTAACAGACAAGCTGAGCGATGTTGCCATCCGGAAGGCAAAACCCAAAGAAAAGCCCTATAAGCTGAGTGACGGAAAGGGCCTGCGCCTGATCGTGAACCCCAATGGAACGAAGTGGTGGAGGTTCTATTATCAGTTTGGCGGCAAGGAAAAAACGCTGTCGTTCGGAACTTACCCGGAAGTTACCCTGTCTGAGGCGAGGGAGAAACGGAATGTTACCCGGAAAATGGTTGCCAATGGCGTTGATCCGGGGGTTGAGAGAAAAGAGCAGAAAGTCGAGGCAACCAACACATTCGAGCACGTCGCAAGATGCTGGGTGGAAAAGGCCAAGGTGGTGTGGACCCCGAATTATGCGGAACACGTTGTACGGCGCTTGGAGTTGAATATCTTCCCTGCCCTGGGTGAATTACCCATAAACCATATCACTGCCCAACAATTGTTGTCGGCTTTGAAGATCATCGAATCACGGGGCGCCGTGGAAACTGCCCATCGGATGTTGACCCTTTGTGGTCAAATTTTCCGTCATGCCATAGCAAGCGGGTTCTGTGAAAGTAATCCTGCTGCAAACCTGAAGGGAGCCTTGGGGCCGGTGGTCAAGCGGCATTATCCGGCAATCACAAAGCCGAATGAGCTGGGGGAACTGCTTCGGGCAATCGATGGGTATCAGGGAACCTTTGTCGTCAAGTGTGCGCTGCGGATTGCGCCATTGGTTTTTGTGCGTCCTGGAGAGCTTCGGAAAGCTGA
This genomic window contains:
- a CDS encoding CbbQ/NirQ/NorQ/GpvN family protein — its product is MNTQPYYLETGNEVRLFEAAYRDRLPVMLKGPTGCGKTRFVEYMAHRLHLPLITVPCHEDLFASDLIGRYLLMEDRTIWVDGPLTQAVRNGGICYLDEIVEARKDTTVVIHPLTDARRVLNIDKKNESIPAHPDFLIVISYNPGYQSVLKDLKQSTRQRFVSLSFSYPSPEQETEIVAHEGGIDPDTAGRLVHLAGRIRRIREQGLVEGASTRLLIYAARLIRNGIGFAEACSSAVCQPLTDDAKLQETLNDLIADLA
- a CDS encoding tyrosine-type recombinase/integrase; protein product: MGQSTKAENRVTDKLSDVAIRKAKPKEKPYKLSDGKGLRLIVNPNGTKWWRFYYQFGGKEKTLSFGTYPEVTLSEAREKRNVTRKMVANGVDPGVERKEQKVEATNTFEHVARCWVEKAKVVWTPNYAEHVVRRLELNIFPALGELPINHITAQQLLSALKIIESRGAVETAHRMLTLCGQIFRHAIASGFCESNPAANLKGALGPVVKRHYPAITKPNELGELLRAIDGYQGTFVVKCALRIAPLVFVRPGELRKAEWSEIDFEAALWTIPASKMKMRREHLVPLSRQSLAILKELYPFTGTGKYIFPNPRTADRPLSDNAILAALRRMGFDKEIVTGHGFRASARTILDEVLGFRPDYIEHQLAHGVRDPNGRAYNRTAHLVQRTTMMQKWADYLDALKYGAKVFPFPKTGTADE